Below is a window of Plutella xylostella chromosome 15, ilPluXylo3.1, whole genome shotgun sequence DNA.
GCGCCTGTGACATGGCATCAGAAGCCCACAAGATTTTAATTTCGAATGGCGTCATTTGCAAAACCACATCAATAGGAAAAAcatcttataattttttcttctttttataagtttacctaattctataataaagtttagTGAGCAGTGGGACAGGGGCCGAGATCTCGATGCGTTAACTTATTGATACGTATCCATCTCACGACACTTGTTAGCGCGCGGGCgcttttattatattgtaggAAGAACGGGACAGTTATAATATCATAACACCATTATTATGTGACAATAGCGTATATTAATCATGTTAAGAATTTAGGTAGCAGTTTGTTAAAAGAAGTTTAGAGTGTAAATTATTCACAAATCATTCCCAtactctaaaaataaaagctatCCACCACGAAATGTAGACATAAAACTACTGTTTAAGTTTTGTGGGAAAGGATAATTATAATCATGATAAGTCACAGTAACTAGTGGCGCCTGGCAACATCTACATCGGCATGCTTGGCAACTAAACGTGTTTAGTTGTGATCTAGTGACGACATAACGACGAGACGTAGGCTagcaaatatattttaattttcaactttatttttactctattagaattttctttctttatactttacttatattctttaattcaattttaaatatttcattatgcTCGTATATTTcatcatttattttcattttaattattggGAGAGTTAAAAattggtattattatttttcgtttaggtaggtacttttttttgttctttcaTAGAAAGTATAGAAATATATTTGAATTGGTTGTTTTAGTTTGGTGCAATCAGAGTTTATTCTATTTCTCTGTTAGTTAGACATAGTCAGTAATATAAATCACTGTTCTTTGATGGTTCTTTACATATTCTTTTATTCATGAATTTAGGTTTGATTGTGTAAAATAGAGTCATTATAATGTACAGAAGACATTaattgtattatgtataaaatgtgGAGGTATGTACAGAATAGCGGCTGGTCCAGACATCCCGCGGGGAACGATATATAGTATCTACGTATTTGTATATTTGGAGTGTAATAAAATGAGAGGAATTTGGTAGACTCATTAAATGGATTTCAATGTATTCCGAGATATTGTATTATAATGATTCAAACATATTAAtgagaatataatataaaataaattgtttatgttatgCTTAgatgtgtgtttttattttatgttttgttttgttgtgaACTATAATAACCtaccaaattattatttttgccaTAAGTGGAGGTGAATACAGAATGGGGCTATTTTGTCCTAATGATTTGCGATGATATTTTGCATCCTACAAAAAATCATTCGAAGCTTAGCGAATGAGTTGGTAAAATCTAAGTTGGCAAAAGTAAACTGCAactattgttttataaatgtacttattataaaacacaCAGGCTACACAAGTACcatcttaatttattaatataaagcCTTTGCATCATAATAACCAACAAAAGGGCGTAAGTTGCCGGTGCCGGTTAGatgatctcaagctcacagcCGCCGTTCCACACTGGGAGTTCCTACAGGTTGAGCTGCGTGGTGTTCTCTCCGTCCCTGCTGTCTCgcaggcgggcggcggcgcgcagctgcagcgcggcggcggccaggCAGCCCACCACCCACAGCAACATGGCGCCCGCGCACAGCACCACCAGCTTCATGCACACCGCAGCCGATCACCTGATCTCGTCACTCCACTTGGTAGAATTATAAATGCTTCCTTTTCAGAGATTTGTTGGCATTGGaacatagagaaaaaataaacaattctgAAAAGAGTGGCATCTCgaggagttttttgtcatactctatacgtcatactgaacagcgccacgccatctctttatatttctcagcctcattgtacatacatacagggtgccctgttgggacaccctgtatatatagatattgttatcacaagttaatagccggatccccaccagacgatccaacgcgatccgatcgcgcgatccaagaattcttacatactaaacttcttggatcgggcgatcggatcgcattggatcgtctggtggggatccggctattaacttcaatctataaagatataagacatatttgccttaacgtagttacaccacacaacagttattacatttattagctaaatgtaagttcaatctatttatgtacctacctacatgcaacaataaataaaaaacaaattattatataattctttattacctcgcatataacaatgtttcagttcagttttgttcatgtcacttgtaaaataatatgcgagtgggtgtgtgtattccttttttattcctttcaccatgaaaaccacttcatgttttgctagtttatgtttcccaagagaagcaaatcttgtcacttgtggtgataaagtcatttcgtccaatagtgcatcatttatcctcgcgcggcaaatctttgacgacacttatcagtttggtacacatagtattttaatcttcagcggatatgaagatgtcgatcgctctttgccagtgccgtggaaccacatggaacctggatccatatggaatctgtcaggtcacaagaatttcataaaaacactttttgcggataaagatgctttttcttaacacaccatgtttatttttatttgtaggtatataaaatttataaataacgataagtataccgagagtataggcttttattacaaaaatgttatttgcgagacattgtaagacaactgactgaactgacactgacacgcaatttcttcataatagccatagatcatgacaatgttgacatacaaatactacttatctatgtgtcttgttattgttctatggtctcgttcataacgccatcttacatcttttttggtaataagagtaatataaagagatggcgctaccttctactaaaagttcagccattaaggcaGTGACCCCCCCCTGCATTGGAAGCGTGTGACGATTGGTTGTCAAAATACACAGAacagtatgtaggtatagaatgaaaaaatatttcttccaAGGACTGGACGATGGGACTCAGAACACTTCGGATAATTAAAACAACAGGATTAACaaaaacaactatttattCTGCCTCAAGCTCATCCAGCCAGTGCTGTATGGCGGCTATGTTGACGAAGAGCGCGGGGCCGCAGGAGACGCCGCAGCGCGGGTTGTGGCCCATGAAGCCGTACAGCACGCGGCCCCGGTACAGCGGCGACCCCGCGCAGTGGCGgcacgcggcgcgcggccCGCCCGGCGCCGCGCACAGCGCGCCCGCGCCCAGTGGAGGCAGGTCCCGCGGCTCCCTCGCCCGCTCGTCCCGCGGCGCCGCGCACTGCGCCGCCGGCACGCTGTACACCGTCGCACGCAGCACGCGCCCCGCCGCGCCACGATCCACTGACCTGTGAGCAAATATATCAATGAATGAATAATAAAAGTTACTACGATATCCTTATTTCTGATGTTTATCACATGCAGTATAGATGAGTCTGATAATCGTCTCACCTGAATTTTCCATAGCCAAGTAAGGTGAAACGCTCCCCGATGGTGACGAGCAAGTAGTCGAGCAGGGAGGCTCGCGGCACGGGCGGGGCCCCGGGCGGCagcagcggcgcggcggcgcgcaggGCGGCGGCGTCGCGCGCTTGGACTGAGCCGTGATACTGCGGGTGCACGCGCACGGCCGCCACCCCCGCACCCCACGCCCCGCGCCACGCCCCGCGCAGCACGAGGCCGTCCAGCGAGTCCTCCTCCTGTATGGCGTGGAGGCAGCTGGCAGCTGTGAGCGCCCAGCGCGGCGCCACCGCGGTCGCCGTGCAGCCGAATGTGCCCCCCCTCCGCGGCCGCAGCTGCACCAGCGCCAGCGTGTAGCGCGCCAGctcgcccgcccccgcccctgGCGCGGCCCCCGCGGCCTCCTCGAGGTACCTGGTGGCGGTGCTGGTGCGGCGGCCCCACGTGCACGTGTCTCCGGGGCCGATGGTCACGTCGGTCGCCGCCGTGGCCACATCTGTGTCGTTGTCAGGCGTAACAGACCATGGGGTTGTCGGCGAGGAGTGCTGCTGTCCCTCTGTCTCCTTGTCAACAGTGGCTTCACTGATTGTGCCAGTAGTGCTTTCTGTAGTGCTACTAAACTCTTCAGTTTCCAGTTTTTCAGGGCATATACTTAAATGTACAATTACAAAAACTAATAATACTAAAAATACAACTAAAAGAACAAAGAATAAAAGTGATAGTGCTTTCTCTGTGTTGGTGAATGCTTGGAGCCATCCTTTGAACTCTTTCCAGTAAACATTACTCATGGCTTTGTTTCATAGTTGTTTTGATGGGTGTTGGTCTCTCTCAGCCACATAGATTGTTAGTTGTCATTGAACCTTGTTCATTTTAATCTATCTATCTGCTGCATTGATTTCTGTAATAAACAACCacattatacaaaaaaatattataaatttcaatactttcataagaaaatgataaataattagGAAATTTCACCTGCTTCTGCTATTTGCATCAACAGGTTCATTTGCCTTGAGTCCACCCAGCAGTATGGGCTTCCGGAAGGGTCTCTCGACGCAGCCGAACCGGAGCTGGCCGGACTCCTTGCGG
It encodes the following:
- the LOC125488432 gene encoding trypsin 3A1-like, yielding MSNVYWKEFKGWLQAFTNTEKALSLLFFVLLVVFLVLLVFVIVHLSICPEKLETEEFSSTTESTTGTISEATVDKETEGQQHSSPTTPWSVTPDNDTDVATAATDVTIGPGDTCTWGRRTSTATRYLEEAAGAAPGAGAGELARYTLALVQLRPRRGGTFGCTATAVAPRWALTAASCLHAIQEEDSLDGLVLRGAWRGAWGAGVAAVRVHPQYHGSVQARDAAALRAAAPLLPPGAPPVPRASLLDYLLVTIGERFTLLGYGKFRSVDRGAAGRVLRATVYSVPAAQCAAPRDERAREPRDLPPLGAGALCAAPGGPRAACRHCAGSPLYRGRVLYGFMGHNPRCGVSCGPALFVNIAAIQHWLDELEAE